The following coding sequences lie in one Gemmatimonadaceae bacterium genomic window:
- a CDS encoding Ig-like domain-containing protein, producing MLPTKRLHEVGVGLLGISIAIALGCTSIDNATSVHGSAAGFGDGKANNVSVSPPSASVMRGSVTPLKCQALDSRGVVVSSAPSWTIADPGVATIDAGGSVTGVRGGSTMASCVVDGKAASSLVTVIETPVTFLEVTPGADAIVVGDNRQLIGTPRDSTGAAVDGFPVQWSTPDTSIASVSSAGVVVARGEGTANISATSGGQVSFAKISVSKSPPVPVATIYINLNGSTALNVGQTVHANAVVTDAAGRVLTGRSITWSSGNTSIFSVVGTSADKANITGRGVGAAMLTATSEGKSFSVLLTVGKAPVEQVTVTLGLNKILPGQTTQATATVTDALGNPLTGRTVTWSSLDTSIASVGSNGVVSANTTGAVVIRATSEGQTGDATETVGVDPVATVTVTLGSASLNPGQTMTATATVRDATGNVLNGRTVSWSSLNPSVATVSIGGTVTALVAGSATIRATVESQTGDATFTVDAPAPTQTPPPPAPTASVTVTLDSTNLAPGHTSVAHAVAKDSKGNVLTGKTVTWASLSPTIATVSTTGIVTATTGGSAPIQGTIDGINGAATITVIVPPPYVPTLPQTNTDSLAEPVFDATQQTMLFDENFDSYTNAMLHPACGSTEVPHRVIDHSWYYCTTFSTNGGPGVDNGVQVVPGHSGNGLSFHYDGISQESHGVVTTNGSAPVVGQKTVFVQYWAKWTPDAGYSLTTKDAGGNWSAIVQIKNIMLWHGNNRLQFDTHSHSGSCPIYGPSYTMIAANDMTQTGCESDSPAGPYFGQYADGQWHRWTIQFKPNTASGARDGIARLWIDGQLTNDLERGACGITPPGGWKPWCDVTELDGLNSTSTGVGVIEWGGPRTDASGIKLSIAIDDFKWWTSK from the coding sequence ATGCTTCCCACAAAGAGGCTTCATGAGGTCGGTGTAGGACTCCTCGGGATCTCGATCGCCATCGCGCTCGGTTGTACGAGCATCGACAACGCCACGTCCGTGCATGGTTCGGCTGCCGGGTTTGGCGATGGCAAAGCAAACAACGTCTCGGTGTCGCCGCCGTCCGCATCCGTGATGCGCGGCTCGGTGACGCCGCTCAAATGTCAAGCACTCGACTCGCGCGGCGTCGTCGTCTCCTCCGCGCCGTCGTGGACGATCGCCGATCCGGGCGTCGCCACGATCGACGCCGGTGGTTCCGTCACCGGCGTTCGCGGCGGCAGCACGATGGCGAGCTGCGTCGTCGACGGCAAAGCCGCCAGCTCGCTCGTGACGGTCATCGAAACTCCGGTGACCTTCCTCGAAGTGACCCCAGGCGCCGACGCGATCGTCGTCGGCGACAACCGTCAGCTGATCGGAACGCCGCGCGATTCAACCGGCGCGGCGGTCGACGGCTTCCCGGTGCAGTGGTCCACGCCCGATACCAGCATCGCTTCCGTGTCGTCGGCCGGCGTCGTCGTCGCGCGCGGCGAGGGAACGGCGAACATCTCGGCGACGAGCGGCGGACAGGTCTCGTTCGCGAAGATCAGCGTCTCGAAATCCCCGCCGGTTCCGGTGGCGACCATCTACATCAATCTGAACGGCAGCACCGCGTTGAACGTCGGCCAAACGGTGCACGCCAACGCCGTCGTCACCGACGCCGCGGGGCGTGTGCTCACCGGACGCAGCATCACGTGGTCCTCGGGCAACACGTCGATCTTCAGCGTCGTCGGCACGTCCGCTGACAAGGCGAACATCACGGGCCGAGGCGTCGGAGCCGCGATGCTCACGGCGACGTCGGAGGGCAAATCGTTCAGTGTTCTGCTCACGGTCGGAAAGGCCCCGGTGGAGCAGGTCACTGTCACGCTTGGCTTGAACAAGATCTTGCCGGGCCAGACGACCCAGGCGACGGCGACCGTCACCGATGCCTTGGGCAATCCGCTGACGGGACGCACCGTGACTTGGTCGTCCCTCGATACATCGATTGCCAGCGTCGGGTCGAATGGCGTCGTGAGCGCGAATACGACGGGCGCCGTGGTCATTCGCGCGACGTCGGAAGGGCAGACGGGCGACGCGACGGAAACGGTGGGCGTCGATCCCGTCGCGACGGTGACGGTCACACTCGGCAGCGCAAGCTTGAATCCGGGGCAGACGATGACCGCTACGGCGACCGTCCGCGACGCGACGGGCAATGTGCTCAACGGCCGGACCGTTTCGTGGTCGTCGTTGAACCCGAGCGTGGCGACTGTCTCGATTGGCGGCACGGTCACGGCGCTGGTTGCGGGCAGCGCGACGATTCGCGCGACGGTGGAATCGCAGACGGGTGACGCGACGTTCACGGTCGACGCGCCGGCTCCGACGCAAACGCCGCCGCCTCCCGCGCCGACGGCGTCGGTTACGGTGACACTGGATTCAACGAACCTTGCTCCTGGACACACCTCGGTCGCTCACGCGGTCGCGAAGGACTCGAAGGGCAACGTACTGACCGGGAAGACCGTCACGTGGGCTTCGCTCAGTCCGACGATCGCCACGGTCTCCACCACCGGCATCGTCACGGCGACGACCGGGGGCTCGGCGCCGATTCAGGGCACGATCGACGGCATCAATGGCGCGGCGACGATCACCGTGATCGTCCCGCCGCCGTACGTGCCGACCCTGCCGCAAACGAACACGGATTCACTGGCCGAGCCGGTCTTCGACGCGACGCAGCAGACGATGCTGTTCGACGAAAACTTCGACTCGTACACGAACGCGATGCTCCATCCGGCGTGCGGGTCCACCGAAGTGCCGCACCGAGTCATCGACCATTCGTGGTACTACTGCACCACGTTCTCAACGAACGGAGGACCCGGCGTCGACAACGGCGTGCAGGTCGTCCCCGGTCACTCGGGCAACGGCCTGTCGTTCCATTACGACGGCATCTCTCAGGAGTCCCATGGCGTCGTGACGACCAATGGCTCTGCGCCGGTCGTCGGCCAGAAGACGGTGTTCGTGCAGTACTGGGCGAAGTGGACACCGGACGCCGGCTACTCGCTCACCACGAAGGACGCCGGCGGAAATTGGTCGGCGATCGTCCAGATCAAGAACATCATGCTCTGGCACGGCAACAACCGCCTCCAGTTCGACACCCATTCCCATTCCGGCAGCTGTCCGATCTATGGTCCGAGCTACACGATGATCGCCGCCAACGACATGACGCAGACCGGCTGCGAGTCGGACTCGCCGGCCGGTCCGTATTTCGGCCAGTACGCGGACGGTCAGTGGCATCGCTGGACGATCCAGTTCAAGCCGAATACCGCGTCGGGCGCGCGGGACGGAATCGCGCGCCTCTGGATCGATGGGCAGTTGACGAACGATCTCGAACGCGGCGCCTGTGGCATCACGCCGCCGGGCGGTTGGAAGCCGTGGTGCGATGTTACGGAGCTCGACGGCCTCAATTCCACGTCGACCGGTGTCGGCGTCATCGAATGGGGCGGGCCTCGCACCGATGCCAGCGGCATCAAACTCTCGATCGCCATCGACGACTTCAAATGGTGGACGAGCAAGTAG
- a CDS encoding glycoside hydrolase family 99-like domain-containing protein: MARLIAFYLPQFHPIPENDEWWGRGFTEWTNTAKAKPLFPGHYQPHVPADLGFYDLRVPETRAAQAAMARAYGVEAFCYYHYWFAGRRILERPFTEVLASGEPDFPFCLCWANQTWTGIWHGEPNRVLIEQTYPGADDHRRHFESLLPGFHDRRYVRVDDRPLFVFFRPADVPETPATMDLWRRLAQEAGLGDLFLLGTNIPDRSTAADLGLDGAIVGKLPQLRPWVSRRRPIKWLQRKYQDAKGMPTVYRYEEGAALWTCSEAFTDGAYPCLLPNWDNTPRSGRNGLVLHGATPQLFEAHARMIAVGVRGRPAERNLVFIKSWNEWAEGNHLEPDLRFGLAFLDALKAVFSDDGARP, encoded by the coding sequence TTGGCACGCTTGATCGCGTTCTACTTGCCCCAGTTCCATCCGATTCCCGAGAACGACGAGTGGTGGGGCCGGGGATTCACCGAGTGGACGAACACGGCGAAAGCGAAACCGCTATTCCCGGGACATTATCAGCCCCACGTTCCCGCCGATCTGGGCTTCTACGATCTGCGAGTGCCCGAGACTCGCGCGGCGCAGGCCGCGATGGCGCGCGCTTACGGCGTCGAAGCTTTTTGCTACTACCACTATTGGTTCGCCGGTCGCCGAATCCTCGAGCGGCCATTCACCGAGGTCCTGGCGTCCGGCGAGCCCGATTTTCCGTTCTGCCTGTGTTGGGCGAATCAGACGTGGACAGGCATTTGGCACGGTGAGCCGAACCGGGTCTTGATCGAGCAGACCTATCCGGGTGCCGACGATCACCGCCGTCACTTCGAATCGCTGCTCCCAGGGTTTCACGACCGACGATACGTGCGGGTCGACGACAGACCGCTCTTCGTTTTCTTCAGGCCGGCCGACGTTCCTGAAACGCCGGCGACGATGGACCTGTGGCGCCGACTGGCGCAGGAAGCCGGCCTGGGGGATCTCTTCCTCCTCGGAACGAACATTCCCGATCGATCGACAGCTGCGGATCTCGGACTCGACGGCGCGATCGTGGGCAAGCTTCCCCAGCTTCGTCCGTGGGTCAGCCGGCGAAGGCCAATCAAGTGGCTGCAGCGGAAGTATCAGGATGCGAAGGGAATGCCGACCGTCTATCGGTACGAGGAGGGCGCGGCCTTGTGGACGTGCTCCGAGGCGTTCACCGATGGCGCCTATCCTTGCTTGCTTCCGAACTGGGACAACACTCCGCGAAGCGGGCGCAACGGTTTGGTGCTCCACGGTGCGACGCCGCAGCTGTTCGAGGCGCACGCGCGGATGATCGCGGTGGGCGTTCGGGGGCGCCCGGCGGAGCGGAACCTCGTATTCATCAAATCGTGGAACGAGTGGGCGGAGGGGAACCATCTCGAGCCCGATTTACGGTTCGGGCTCGCGTTCCTGGACGCGTTGAAGGCCGTGTTCAGTGACGATGGTGCGCGGCCCTGA
- a CDS encoding class I SAM-dependent methyltransferase, whose translation MKQLLRIVFGTNVASLPYLLRGKPDRFAQAALRAFRGARDEPYSSPLDIPTIRLAEILAGRRPRITLPISEYEDGMLPTNELLTLLGILVAEEPKEVLEIGTFMGYTARQMAETLPTATINTVDLPDGFGPEGAEASLPKDDWHLIASRVVGREFLDSPVAARICQHRADTATWDFREAGHPTFFFIDGSHTYEHAKHDSEQCYALCGGNGVFLWHDCDPTHPGVLRALGEWRAMGRDVKRIAGTTLAYWKASSPVR comes from the coding sequence ATGAAACAACTTCTCCGCATCGTCTTCGGCACCAACGTGGCCTCGCTGCCCTATTTGCTGCGCGGCAAGCCGGATCGTTTCGCCCAGGCGGCCCTGCGCGCGTTTCGGGGAGCGCGAGACGAGCCGTACTCTTCGCCGCTCGACATTCCGACGATTCGACTGGCCGAGATCCTCGCCGGCCGTCGGCCGCGAATCACCCTTCCGATCTCGGAGTACGAAGACGGGATGCTGCCGACCAACGAGCTGCTCACGTTGTTGGGCATTCTCGTCGCGGAAGAACCGAAGGAGGTCCTCGAGATCGGGACGTTCATGGGATACACCGCGCGGCAGATGGCCGAGACGCTTCCGACGGCGACGATCAACACGGTCGACCTTCCGGACGGCTTCGGTCCGGAGGGCGCGGAGGCAAGTCTGCCGAAAGACGATTGGCACTTGATCGCGAGCCGAGTGGTGGGCCGTGAGTTTCTGGACTCTCCGGTTGCCGCGCGCATTTGCCAGCATCGCGCCGACACGGCGACGTGGGATTTTCGCGAGGCGGGCCATCCGACCTTCTTCTTCATCGACGGCTCGCACACGTACGAGCACGCGAAGCACGACTCGGAGCAGTGCTACGCGCTCTGCGGCGGCAATGGAGTCTTTCTCTGGCACGACTGCGACCCGACGCACCCCGGCGTATTGCGGGCCCTCGGCGAGTGGAGAGCGATGGGGCGCGACGTGAAACGAATTGCCGGGACGACGCTGGCTTATTGGAAGGCTTCGTCGCCGGTTCGCTGA
- a CDS encoding glycosyltransferase family 9 protein: MPATPSLKRFIPFRARLFEAREALRRFAAIRRARGEARSVIQQVRRLREREPSRPICGILLAEHMGDIIACEPVVAWARQRHTGARIVWIVKPAYAELVTTHPGIDQVFTIRSLASLTPIIQSAVFDQTIDLHVNNRPTGIDGVRHLKTWGDPTIDTRTYVRERSLIGAFSKAAGIEELSGEATIHLPPSVRESVDRLHLPSRFVAIHAASNDPDRDWMASAWTDLVGYIESCGVSVVEVGLDAKLPPGRFVSSLCGRLTLLQTADVIRRAGFFIGIDSGPAHMANAWHTPSLILLSRFKGHDWRPYEGFFVQRTERVLLRHPGPLATLTASQVIERLRADEDWLRLAGAGISAHTVE; this comes from the coding sequence ATGCCCGCGACGCCGTCTCTCAAGCGATTCATTCCGTTTCGCGCGCGTCTCTTCGAGGCGCGGGAAGCTCTGCGGCGGTTTGCGGCGATTCGGCGGGCTCGCGGGGAAGCGCGATCGGTGATTCAGCAAGTCCGTCGCCTCCGTGAACGCGAGCCGTCGCGGCCGATCTGCGGCATCCTGCTCGCCGAACACATGGGCGACATCATCGCGTGCGAACCGGTGGTCGCCTGGGCGCGCCAGCGCCACACGGGCGCTCGAATCGTCTGGATCGTGAAGCCGGCGTACGCCGAGCTCGTGACGACCCATCCCGGCATCGACCAGGTGTTCACCATTCGATCTCTCGCTTCGCTCACGCCCATCATTCAGTCCGCCGTGTTCGACCAGACGATCGATCTGCACGTGAACAATCGGCCGACGGGAATCGACGGCGTGCGGCATCTCAAGACGTGGGGTGATCCGACGATCGATACGCGAACTTACGTCCGCGAACGAAGCCTCATCGGAGCGTTCTCGAAAGCGGCCGGCATCGAGGAGTTGTCCGGAGAGGCGACGATCCATCTGCCACCGTCGGTGCGCGAGAGCGTCGATCGCCTCCATCTACCGAGTCGGTTCGTGGCGATTCACGCCGCCTCGAATGACCCGGACCGCGATTGGATGGCCTCCGCCTGGACGGACCTCGTCGGTTACATCGAAAGCTGCGGCGTCAGCGTCGTCGAGGTGGGCCTCGACGCCAAACTCCCGCCGGGACGATTTGTCTCATCGTTGTGCGGTCGCCTGACGTTGTTGCAGACCGCCGACGTGATTCGGCGTGCGGGATTCTTCATTGGCATCGACAGCGGTCCAGCTCACATGGCGAACGCGTGGCACACGCCTTCGCTCATTCTGTTGAGTCGTTTCAAGGGTCACGACTGGCGTCCGTACGAAGGCTTCTTCGTCCAGCGGACGGAAAGAGTGCTCCTCCGCCATCCGGGGCCCCTGGCGACACTCACCGCTTCCCAGGTGATCGAGCGACTGCGGGCCGACGAAGACTGGCTCCGTCTCGCCGGCGCCGGGATCTCCGCGCACACCGTCGAATGA
- the rfbB gene encoding dTDP-glucose 4,6-dehydratase: MRRLLVTGGAGFIGGNFVRYWLREHASDRVVVFDALTYAGNLATLAGLDADPRFAFVRGDIAEPEAVARALADHEIDTIVHFAAESHVDRSIVEPGAFVRTNVVGTQVLLDAARAAWRTNSAWRPGVRFHHVSTDEVYGSLGPQDAAFTERTPYSPNSPYAASKAASDHLVRAYQHTYALPATISNCSNNYGPYQFPEKLIPLMIVNALRAMQLPVYGDGKQVRDWLFVEDHCVAIDRILGADVAGRTFNVGGRAEHENVHIVRQLCALVDERIGADRALQERFSECPAARRASCAELIAHVRDRPGHDRRYAIDPSFIASTLRFEPRETLHTGLARTVDWYLTNEAWWSAVMDGSYRQWIDRQYGNSSVGPGAVTIGESRGIPVRE; encoded by the coding sequence ATGCGTAGGCTCCTCGTGACCGGCGGCGCCGGATTCATCGGTGGGAACTTCGTCCGCTATTGGCTGCGTGAGCACGCGAGTGATCGCGTGGTCGTCTTCGACGCCCTGACCTACGCCGGCAACCTCGCCACGCTCGCCGGCCTCGACGCAGATCCACGCTTTGCGTTCGTCCGGGGCGACATCGCCGAGCCGGAAGCCGTCGCGCGTGCATTGGCCGATCACGAGATCGACACCATCGTGCATTTCGCGGCGGAGTCGCACGTCGACCGGTCGATCGTCGAGCCGGGGGCGTTCGTGCGAACGAACGTCGTCGGCACGCAGGTGCTGCTCGACGCCGCGCGCGCGGCGTGGCGCACGAATTCGGCGTGGCGCCCCGGCGTACGCTTTCACCACGTGTCGACCGACGAGGTCTACGGCTCGCTCGGGCCGCAGGACGCCGCATTCACCGAGCGCACGCCGTACTCGCCGAACTCGCCGTACGCGGCGAGCAAAGCCGCATCGGACCATCTCGTGCGCGCCTACCAGCATACCTACGCGCTCCCCGCGACGATCAGCAACTGCTCGAACAACTACGGGCCATATCAGTTTCCCGAAAAGCTCATCCCGTTGATGATCGTCAACGCGCTCCGCGCGATGCAGCTGCCAGTGTACGGCGACGGCAAGCAGGTGCGCGACTGGCTTTTCGTCGAAGATCATTGCGTGGCCATCGACCGGATTCTCGGCGCCGATGTCGCGGGCAGGACGTTCAACGTGGGCGGCCGCGCCGAACATGAGAATGTTCACATCGTGCGACAGCTTTGCGCCTTGGTCGACGAGCGTATCGGCGCCGACCGCGCACTTCAAGAGCGTTTCTCCGAATGCCCGGCGGCGCGTCGCGCAAGCTGTGCCGAGTTGATCGCCCACGTGCGCGATCGTCCCGGGCACGATCGGCGGTACGCGATCGATCCGAGCTTCATCGCGTCGACGCTTCGCTTCGAGCCGCGCGAAACGCTGCACACGGGTCTCGCCCGCACGGTGGACTGGTACCTGACGAACGAAGCGTGGTGGAGCGCAGTGATGGACGGCAGCTATCGCCAGTGGATCGATCGGCAATACGGCAACTCATCGGTGGGACCGGGCGCCGTCACGATCGGCGAATCCCGCGGAATTCCCGTCCGGGAGTGA
- the rfbD gene encoding dTDP-4-dehydrorhamnose reductase, whose amino-acid sequence MTRRVLIFGAAGQVGLELLGMAPSDARIIALDVGDVDVRDRDAVLRVTREVRPDAVINCAGYTNVDGAESAADDAMAVNGVAPGVMAEASAEMGARFLHISTDYVFDGRAHEPYAVGALAGAISVYGSTKLEGERRALATAGNAVVVRTAWVHSAVGTNFVKTAVRFLGAGKAMRVVDDQIGTPTRARHLARALWCLAGNAATGLLHFTDAGVASWYDVAVAVMETLASEGRLPTGAGVEPIRSSERPSVAKRPAYSVLDKHDSWRTIGFLPPHWRVGVAASTRELMNA is encoded by the coding sequence ATGACCAGGCGTGTGCTGATCTTTGGGGCGGCGGGCCAAGTCGGATTGGAGCTGTTGGGGATGGCGCCCAGCGACGCTCGAATCATCGCGCTCGACGTGGGCGACGTCGACGTTCGCGATCGCGACGCGGTCCTGCGCGTCACACGCGAGGTGCGTCCCGACGCGGTGATCAACTGCGCCGGGTATACGAACGTCGACGGCGCCGAATCGGCGGCCGACGACGCGATGGCGGTGAACGGCGTCGCGCCCGGCGTCATGGCCGAAGCGAGCGCGGAGATGGGCGCCCGTTTTTTGCACATCTCGACCGACTACGTGTTCGATGGACGCGCTCACGAGCCATACGCAGTCGGCGCGCTCGCGGGTGCCATCAGCGTCTACGGCTCGACGAAGTTGGAAGGCGAACGTCGTGCGTTGGCCACGGCGGGGAATGCGGTGGTCGTTCGCACTGCGTGGGTTCACTCGGCTGTCGGCACGAACTTCGTGAAAACCGCCGTGCGTTTTCTCGGTGCAGGAAAGGCCATGCGTGTCGTGGACGACCAGATCGGCACGCCGACACGCGCGCGACACCTCGCGCGGGCGCTCTGGTGTCTCGCCGGCAACGCCGCGACCGGCTTGCTTCACTTCACTGACGCCGGCGTCGCGTCGTGGTACGACGTCGCCGTCGCCGTCATGGAGACGCTCGCGTCGGAGGGTCGTCTTCCAACCGGAGCTGGCGTCGAACCAATCCGCAGCAGCGAGCGTCCCTCGGTGGCCAAGCGTCCCGCGTATTCGGTGCTCGACAAACACGACTCGTGGCGTACCATCGGATTCTTGCCGCCCCATTGGCGCGTCGGTGTCGCCGCGTCTACACGTGAGCTCATGAATGCGTAG
- the rfbC gene encoding dTDP-4-dehydrorhamnose 3,5-epimerase, with product MIVERTELRDVAVVRAPVHADTRGFFTETFHADRFASIGLPTSFAQDNHSRSHRNVLRGLHFQLEQPQGKLVRAVTGRIFDVAVDLRRSSPDFGRWVGVTLEAGDGRQLWIPPGFGHGFLVLSDVADVTYKCTTVYHAPSNRAIRWNDPEIGIRWPLPHGVEPTLSDADAGACAFSSQAWFE from the coding sequence GTGATTGTGGAACGCACCGAGCTGCGCGACGTCGCCGTCGTTCGTGCTCCGGTGCACGCCGACACGCGCGGGTTCTTCACCGAGACGTTTCATGCGGACCGATTCGCGTCGATCGGGCTGCCGACGTCGTTCGCGCAAGACAACCACAGCCGCTCGCACAGAAACGTTCTGCGCGGGCTTCATTTCCAGCTCGAGCAGCCGCAGGGGAAGCTCGTCCGCGCCGTCACCGGAAGAATCTTTGACGTCGCGGTGGATCTCCGCCGCTCGTCGCCGGACTTCGGGCGGTGGGTCGGTGTGACGCTCGAAGCGGGCGACGGCCGGCAACTCTGGATTCCTCCCGGATTCGGGCACGGATTTCTGGTATTGAGCGACGTCGCCGACGTGACGTACAAGTGCACGACGGTCTATCACGCGCCGTCGAACCGTGCGATTCGTTGGAACGACCCTGAGATCGGAATTCGTTGGCCGTTGCCCCACGGCGTCGAGCCGACGCTGTCCGACGCTGACGCCGGGGCGTGCGCGTTTTCGTCGCAGGCCTGGTTCGAATGA
- the rfbA gene encoding glucose-1-phosphate thymidylyltransferase RfbA — MDTRGIILAGGSGTRLYPVTRSVSKQLLPVYDKPMIYYPLSTLMLAGVRTLLIITTPRDRQAFEDLLGSGCEWGLEISYAVQDKPNGLAEAFIIGRDFVGGHPSALILGDNLFYGHELATAVQTAAKRERGATVFAYRVSNPQAYGVVEFDAAGRAISIEEKPKTPRSNFAVTGLYFYDRRVVDIAANLKPSPRGELEITDVNRAYLEASDLHVEILGRGSAWLDTGTHDSLVQATHFVQTVEQRQGLKIAAPEEVAFRMGYIDRTKLLELADALGKSDYGGYLRAIADEVPSP; from the coding sequence ATGGACACTCGCGGAATAATCCTCGCCGGTGGGTCCGGAACGCGGCTGTATCCCGTCACGCGCTCGGTGAGCAAGCAACTGCTCCCCGTGTACGACAAGCCGATGATCTACTATCCGCTGTCGACGCTGATGCTGGCGGGGGTTCGCACGCTGTTGATCATCACGACGCCGCGAGACCGGCAGGCGTTCGAGGATCTCTTGGGATCGGGGTGCGAGTGGGGGCTCGAGATCTCGTACGCCGTTCAGGACAAGCCGAACGGACTTGCGGAAGCGTTCATCATCGGCCGCGATTTCGTCGGCGGTCACCCATCCGCGCTCATACTCGGCGACAATCTGTTCTACGGGCACGAGCTCGCGACCGCGGTCCAGACGGCGGCCAAGCGCGAACGAGGCGCGACCGTCTTCGCGTATCGCGTGTCGAATCCGCAGGCGTACGGCGTCGTCGAGTTCGACGCGGCGGGACGGGCCATATCGATCGAGGAGAAGCCCAAGACACCGCGGTCGAATTTCGCCGTGACCGGGCTGTACTTCTACGATCGACGAGTCGTCGACATCGCCGCCAACTTGAAGCCGTCGCCGCGCGGAGAGCTCGAGATCACGGACGTCAATCGCGCCTACCTGGAAGCGAGTGACCTGCACGTCGAGATTCTGGGTCGGGGCAGCGCATGGCTCGACACGGGAACGCACGACTCTCTCGTTCAGGCGACGCATTTCGTGCAGACCGTCGAACAGCGTCAAGGACTCAAGATCGCCGCTCCGGAAGAGGTGGCGTTTCGCATGGGATACATCGATCGCACGAAGCTGCTGGAGCTCGCCGACGCGCTGGGCAAGAGCGACTACGGCGGATACCTCCGGGCGATCGCCGACGAGGTTCCGAGTCCGTGA
- a CDS encoding polysaccharide ABC transporter ATP-binding protein, which yields MTTKQPSLVFEGVWKRFRKGQLHDSLRDLIPATFRRMTGREPKRPADDRYFWAVRDLSFDVKPGDVLGIIGGNGAGKSTTLKILNRIMEPSAGIVKVNGTIGALIEVSAGFHPDLTGRQNIFLQGAIMGMRKAEVMRKFDEIVDFSGIPEFIDTPVKRYSSGMNARLGFAIAAHLEPDILIIDEVLSVGDARFQQKAFARIKQMASAGAPVVLVSHQLDRISELCTKAILLERGEVRATGSPLNCINAYLHGMSGRGQGTGEPSVEFQRVLASDGQVVRSGEEVTITVAGTASLDNPPPGWVPALCVVDQRTGRNVHSISGLQRDIPLPVEGEFEYEIVLQMNVPPGTYHVMPFVWDSLKRQDIMTGPRLQIEVLERSPFYGDVQMNSRWRAIKLGARTSVSPDTKRQTA from the coding sequence GTGACGACGAAACAGCCGTCGCTCGTTTTCGAGGGAGTCTGGAAGCGATTTCGGAAGGGTCAGCTTCACGACTCTCTGCGCGATCTCATCCCCGCAACCTTCCGCCGCATGACGGGCCGCGAGCCGAAACGGCCCGCCGATGACCGCTACTTCTGGGCGGTGCGCGATCTGTCGTTCGACGTGAAGCCGGGCGACGTGCTGGGCATCATCGGCGGCAACGGCGCTGGAAAATCGACGACGCTCAAGATTCTCAACCGCATCATGGAACCGAGCGCCGGCATCGTGAAGGTGAACGGGACGATCGGCGCGTTGATCGAAGTGTCCGCGGGCTTTCACCCCGACCTGACGGGCCGGCAGAACATCTTTCTGCAAGGCGCGATCATGGGGATGCGCAAGGCCGAGGTCATGCGCAAGTTCGACGAGATCGTCGACTTTTCGGGAATTCCGGAGTTCATCGACACGCCCGTCAAGCGATACTCGAGCGGCATGAACGCGCGACTCGGTTTTGCCATCGCGGCCCATCTCGAGCCCGACATCCTCATCATCGATGAAGTGCTCTCGGTGGGCGACGCACGCTTTCAACAAAAGGCGTTCGCGCGCATCAAACAGATGGCGAGCGCCGGCGCGCCGGTCGTTCTCGTTTCCCATCAGCTCGATCGGATTTCGGAGCTGTGCACCAAAGCGATCCTCCTCGAGCGCGGTGAGGTTCGTGCGACGGGTTCGCCGCTCAACTGCATCAACGCGTACCTGCACGGCATGTCGGGCCGCGGCCAAGGGACCGGCGAACCGAGCGTCGAATTCCAGCGTGTCCTGGCTTCCGACGGCCAGGTCGTGCGATCCGGCGAGGAGGTCACGATCACGGTGGCCGGCACGGCTTCGCTCGACAACCCGCCGCCTGGTTGGGTGCCCGCCCTCTGCGTCGTGGATCAACGCACGGGACGGAACGTTCACTCGATTTCCGGGCTGCAGCGCGACATTCCGCTGCCGGTCGAAGGAGAATTCGAGTACGAAATCGTGCTGCAGATGAACGTTCCTCCGGGGACGTATCACGTCATGCCGTTCGTGTGGGATTCGTTGAAGCGTCAGGACATCATGACGGGGCCGCGGCTGCAAATCGAAGTGCTGGAGCGGTCGCCCTTTTACGGTGATGTTCAAATGAACTCGCGATGGCGCGCTATCAAACTGGGTGCGCGGACCAGCGTTTCGCCCGACACCAAGCGACAGACGGCGTAG